Part of the Actinomycetota bacterium genome, TGAGAGACGCATGCGCGTGATCAGCAGCTATCCAGGTTTGGAGGCGTGACCGCTAGGCGGACCGGTTCGGCGCCCTGGCCGACCCCCGCGTCCACGACCAGGCGCCCGGCCGGCCCCCCAGCCGCCACCCGCGATGGGTCTTCTCCCCGTGATGGAACCGGCACAGTCGAGCGAGATTGTTCAGCCGCGTCGGCCCGCCCTCGGCAAGTGGAACGATGTGGTCGATCTCGAGTCCGGTCCGCACGTCACACCCAGGCACCACACAGGTCGGATCTCGCGCTTCGAGCGCCGTCCGGAGATGCGCCGCTATCGTGCGGCCGGCATGCGCCACACGCGTCACCTCGACGCCGTCCCGCTCGAGGATCTTAACGAGCCCATCTCGCGCCATCCGACGAGCTACAGCAACGGGAACGGGCCCGACGCCACGGATGACGCAGCGCTCACCGGGCTCGACGCGCCCCCGTTCGAAGGCCGCGCGATCGACTTCGACGTGGACGACGGAACGCGGGGCTTGATCTCCCGCCGCGAAGCCCAACAGCGCGTCGGCCGCGTACGCATCGGAAGGCTCGCGTTGTCCGGCGCGCCGCGCTTCGACCTGCAGACGCTCGGCGCGGGCCTGGACGGACGCGACCAGCTTCGCGCCGTCGTCGGGCGCGAAGCGCCCGTTCAGCCGAACCGCGCCGTCTGGATCGGTCCAGTGACGAAGGTACCGTCCCCTTCGGATGCGCTCACACGCGTCCTCGTCGGAGTGAGCCGAGGCGCGGACCTCCCGGCAGCGATCGCGAAGGGACGCGACGGTCTCCGATTCCGCTGCCTCGAGAAGCGAATCTTCGGATTGCGGGTGCGCCGATGCGGCGGCAGCGATCTCCGCAGCTTGTATCTCCGAGAGGCGACCGGCGACGAACTTCCCGCGCGTCATCGGAAGCGATTCGAGTCGCCGAGCCGTTTCCAACGTGGTGATCGCCTGCCCAAGAGTGACCTTGGTATGGGCCGCCATCCATTGCGCCGGCGTGCGATACCCGGCTGCGCTCCATTCGGGCGATCGCTGAACGCGGCCCGCAGCCAGCGTGCGCCCGGCGGCGCAAACGCGCTCGCCCTCCGAGCACACCTCTACCACCCGCACCGCGTCGACCCCCGACAGATTCCGAGGATCCAACTCAGACAGGAGATCCCGCAGCGCCGCAACCAAACCTTCCAGACGATCGATCATGCAGACATCAAAGCACGCCCATGCGACAACGAACGCCTATCCGTAACTGGATCGAGAGCGTTGCGGAAAGATTCTCGAACTGCGCGTTTCTACAGTCCGGCTAGCACCGCGATGCGCTCGCGATGCTCGGCCGCATCGCCGAACAACGCCTCCGCGGTCTTGATGCGCTTCAGGTACAGATGCATGTCGTGCTCCCAGGTGAACGCGATGCCGCCGTGCACCTGAACGCCTTCCCCGCCCAGCCGCGCCAAAGCATCCGACCCGTACGACTTCGCGACCGCCACCGCCAGATCGACATCCTCCGCGTCGGTCGCGACCGCCCAGCACGCGTAGAACGCGGCCGACCGAGACGACTCGAGGTCGGTCAGCATCTCGGCACACTTGTGCTTGATCGCCTGGAAAGAACCGATCGGACGGCCGAACTGCTCGCGCTCTTTCGCATAGGAAACGGAGAGGTCGAGGATCTTCGACGCGGTTCCCACCATCTCCGCCGTCAACGCGGCGGTCGCGATCCGGAGACCCGGGTCCAAGCCCGGCACCGCGAGCCGCTCGGCCGGCGTTCCGTCCAGCGTCAGCGACCCGATCGGCCGCGTGATGTCGTAGGAGCGCTGCGTCGTGACGCTCGCGCCGTCCTCGACGACGTACCAGCCGACACCGGCAGGCCCGCGCGCCGCGACCACGAACAGGTCGGCGGCCGGGGCGTCGAGCACGTAGCGCTTCTCGCCGGTGAGACGGCCGTCCGCATCGGCACGGGTCTCGATCCCGGCATCCCCGTACGTCCCTGCTCCTTCGGCCACCGCCAAGGTCGCGACGCGTTCCCCCGACGCGATCCCCGGCAGCAGCCGCGCCTGCTGATCCCCAGACCCGTGCCGCAGGATCACCTGGCCGGCCTGCGCGACGCTCGAAAGGAACGGAACCGGCGCGACCGCGCGCCCAAGCTCGCCGAGCAGCAACACCAGATCGAGGAACGACTGGCCCAGCCCTCCCACCGATTCCGGGAACGCCAGCCCCATCCACCCGAGGTCGGCCATCTGCTTCCAGAGATCCCGCGACCAGCCGGCTGGATCGTCGATGAACTCGCGCACGTGCGACGTCGGGCATTGCTGCTCGAGGAAGCGCCGCGCCTCGTCGCGCAACGTGTACTGCTCGGGAGAGAAATCGAAGTCCACTAGCGCTTCTCCCTGGGCGCCCACGTCTCACCGCGGGGCATACCGAGCACCCGCTCCGAGATGATGTTCTTCTGGATCTCGCTCGAGCCGGCCGCGATCGTCTGCGCGAACGACATCAGATAGCCGCGCTGCCACTGACCCCGGCCCATCGCGTCCTCGCCGTCCAAGGCCCCCGCGGGGCCTCCGACCGACAGAGCCAGCTCCTGCATCCGGCGGACCATGTGGCTCCAGTACAGTTTCGCGACCGAGCCCTCGGTCCCCGGCCGGCCGTGCTTCAAGATCGAGGTGATGTTGCGCAGCCCGATATAGCGCATGATCTCGAGCTCGGCGTACGCGCCGGCGAGCTTCTGCCGGAACACCGGATGCTCCGAAACCGGGATCCCGTCGCGCTTCGTGTTCTGAGCGGCCTTGAACAGATCCAGCAGCACGTTGCGGAACCGGATCTGGTGGCCGAGGAACGCCGGGCCGCGCTCGTGCGACAGCGTCGTGTTCGCGTACGTCCAGCCCATGTTCATCTCGCCGAGCAGGTATTCCTTAGGAACGACGCAGTCGGTGAAGAAGACCTCGTTGAACTCCGCGTCGCCGGTGATCTGCTTCAGCGGCCGCGGGTCGATCCCCGGCAGCTTCATGTCGACGAGCAGGTAGGACAGGCCCTTGTGCTTCGCGACCGAGGTGTCGGTGCGGCAGAGCAGCAGGCACCAGTCGGCGACGTGCGCGAACGAAGTCCAGATCTTCTGACCGTTGACCACGAAGTGGTCCCCACGATCCTCCGCGCGCGTCTGCACGTTGGCGAGATCCGACCCCGCGTTCGGCTCGGAGAAGCCCTGACACCAGACCTCTTCCATCGACAGGATCGGCGGCAGGTACCGCTGCTTCTGCTCCTCCGAACCGTGCGCCATGATCGTCGGCCCGGCCAGGTTGGTCCCGACGAAGTTGATGAACAGTTGCGGCGCGCGTGCGCGGGCCATCTCCTCATGGAAGATGATCTGCTCCATGTAGGTAGCGCCCCGGCCGCCGTACTCCTTGGGCCAGTGGATGCCGACCCAGCCGTCCTTCGCGAGCTTCGCCTCCCACTCTTTGGAGAAAGCGACGCGCTCCTCGAAGGTCCGTGGGTCCTTGAATGCCGGCGTTCCCCACCCCTCGGGCAGGTTCTTCTCGATCCAAGCG contains:
- a CDS encoding DUF222 domain-containing protein, with amino-acid sequence MIDRLEGLVAALRDLLSELDPRNLSGVDAVRVVEVCSEGERVCAAGRTLAAGRVQRSPEWSAAGYRTPAQWMAAHTKVTLGQAITTLETARRLESLPMTRGKFVAGRLSEIQAAEIAAAASAHPQSEDSLLEAAESETVASLRDRCREVRASAHSDEDACERIRRGRYLRHWTDPDGAVRLNGRFAPDDGAKLVASVQARAERLQVEARRAGQREPSDAYAADALLGFAAGDQAPRSVVHVEVDRAAFERGRVEPGERCVIRGVGPVPVAVARRMARDGLVKILERDGVEVTRVAHAGRTIAAHLRTALEARDPTCVVPGCDVRTGLEIDHIVPLAEGGPTRLNNLARLCRFHHGEKTHRGWRLGGRPGAWSWTRGSARAPNRSA
- a CDS encoding acyl-CoA dehydrogenase family protein — its product is MDFDFSPEQYTLRDEARRFLEQQCPTSHVREFIDDPAGWSRDLWKQMADLGWMGLAFPESVGGLGQSFLDLVLLLGELGRAVAPVPFLSSVAQAGQVILRHGSGDQQARLLPGIASGERVATLAVAEGAGTYGDAGIETRADADGRLTGEKRYVLDAPAADLFVVAARGPAGVGWYVVEDGASVTTQRSYDITRPIGSLTLDGTPAERLAVPGLDPGLRIATAALTAEMVGTASKILDLSVSYAKEREQFGRPIGSFQAIKHKCAEMLTDLESSRSAAFYACWAVATDAEDVDLAVAVAKSYGSDALARLGGEGVQVHGGIAFTWEHDMHLYLKRIKTAEALFGDAAEHRERIAVLAGL
- a CDS encoding acyl-CoA dehydrogenase, which encodes MDLSQSPSEQSFRAEVRAWIEKNLPEGWGTPAFKDPRTFEERVAFSKEWEAKLAKDGWVGIHWPKEYGGRGATYMEQIIFHEEMARARAPQLFINFVGTNLAGPTIMAHGSEEQKQRYLPPILSMEEVWCQGFSEPNAGSDLANVQTRAEDRGDHFVVNGQKIWTSFAHVADWCLLLCRTDTSVAKHKGLSYLLVDMKLPGIDPRPLKQITGDAEFNEVFFTDCVVPKEYLLGEMNMGWTYANTTLSHERGPAFLGHQIRFRNVLLDLFKAAQNTKRDGIPVSEHPVFRQKLAGAYAELEIMRYIGLRNITSILKHGRPGTEGSVAKLYWSHMVRRMQELALSVGGPAGALDGEDAMGRGQWQRGYLMSFAQTIAAGSSEIQKNIISERVLGMPRGETWAPREKR